The genomic DNA CACCACCAGCGACCACCTGCCCGATACCTACAACATGCTCTTCCGCGACGATGGACAGCTCATCGCCCATCCCGAGCTGAACATGGAGGGGGCCGAGACCAGCTACAACCTGCTCAGCGGCATCCATCTGCCCGATGCCCCGTTCAAACAGTCCGACTCCACCGCGCTGCGCCTCCACCTGAACTCCATCTTCAAGCAACTCCGGCGTACCCCCGAGGCACACACGATGCGGATTCCCGAGTCCGGTGAGTACGCGGCCATGGCCAAGCTCACCGGCCCCGGCTGGAACTTCGTGACCCTCCTGCCCGAGAAGGTCGTGTCCAAGACCGCCCTCGGTGCGGCCAAGTACGTGTTGGCGTTCGGCGTCGTGTCGCTGCTCCTGGAGCTGGGCATCATGTACTGGGTGCTCAAGCAGAAGATCTCCCGGCCCCTGTTGTCCTTCAGCGATGCCGCCGACTCCCTCGCCTCGGGTGACTTCAAGGTCGGGTTGGACCTCACCCGCCGCGACGAGCTGGGTCGGCTGGCCCACGCCTTCCAGCGCATGGCCATCGAGTTGCAGCGGCGCGAGGACGCCCTGCGGCAAGCCAACGAGGGACTTGAGCAACGGGTGGAACACCGCACCCAGGAACTGCAGGACGTCCACCGACAGCTCATCGAGACCGCCCGGCAGGTGGGCCGCGCCGAGGTCGCCACCAACGTCCTGCACAACGTGGGCAACGTGCTCAACAGCGTCCATACCTCGGCGGTGATCGCACGAGAACGATTGTCCGGATTGAAGCTGGAGAGCGTGGAGAAAGTGGTCGTCCTGCTCGAGGAACATCGGACCAACCTCGCGGCCTTCCTCACGAGCGACGAGCGGGGACGCAATGCCCTCCCCTTCCTCTCCCGGTTGGGCAAGCACATGCAGGAGGAACGCGAGGAGATCAACGCCCTGCTCAATGACGTCAGCCGGTACACCGAGCACATCGGCGCCATCGTCAAGCTGCAGCAGCACTACGCCCGCACGCCCCAGCACCTGTACGAGCCCGTCAATCTGGCGGAGCTCGTCGAGGACGCCTTGCGCATCAACCAGGCCGCGCTCGGCCGCCACTCCGTCCGCGTGGAGAGCGATCTGGAGGCCCTGCCTCCCATCATGACCGAGAAGCACAAGGTGTTGATGATCCTGGTCAACCTCATCAGCAACGCCAAGTACGCCCTGGAATCCATTCCCGAGGAGCAGCGCTGCATCACCGTGATCCTTCGCCGCCCCCAAGAAGATCGCATCCTCCTGACGGTGAGGGACAATGGCATCGGCATCGCGCCGGAGATGCTCACGCGCATCTTCCAACATGGCTTCACCACCCGCGAGGAAGGACACGGCTTCGGCCTGCATTCCAGCGCCCTCGCGGCCCAGGAGATGGGCGGCTCACTCACCGCGAGCAGCGAGGGAGTCGGCCGCGGTGCCATGTTCACGCTCGAGCTGCCCATCCATCCAGAACCCCTCAACACCCAGGCCAAGGCGTAACAGCGCGGTGGGCGGCCCCCCTTCCGGGCTGATAAGACCCCCGCTCATGACGGACAAGACCATCATCGAGGGGCTTCAAGGACTGAGGGCCGCCGCCGGACGCACACTCGGCAGTTCCGGATGGAAGACGCTCACGGATCAGGAGATCATCCGCTTCGCCGAGGCCACGGGCGATTTCCAGTGGATCCACGTGGACCGCGAACGGTGTGAGCGGGAGTCTCCCTTCGGCGTGCCCGTCGCCCACGGCTATTTCAGCGTCTCGCGCATCGCGGGTCTGTTCTTCGAGGCCGTGGAGATCCGAGGCTTCCCGCTCGTCCTCAACTACGGCTTGAACAAGGTCCGCTTTCCCGCTCCCCTCGAGTCCGGAGCCCGCTACCGGCTGACCCTCGAGCTCAAGGAACTCAAGGACCTGCCCAAGGGCGTCGAGGCCCTCCTGCTCGCGAACATCGAGATCGAGGGCTCGTCCAAGCCCGCCTGCGCCGCGGAGGTGCTCTACCGCTTCCTGCTCGGATGAGGCCCGATGGGCGGAGGGTACATCACCCTATCCCGGATCCCGTCCATGGACGGGCAGGCTCAAGGTGAAGGTCGTGCCCACGCCCAGCTCGCTGCGCACCTGAATCCCTCCCCCCATCTTCTGGATGATGGACAGGCTGATGGACAGCCCGAGTCCGGTTCCCGCCCCCGCCGGTTTCGTGGTGAAGAACGGCTCGAAGATGTGCGGCAGGACGTCGGGAGGAATGCCCGTACCGGAGTCCGAGATCTCGATGCGCGCCCAGTCTCCATCGCGCAGGGTGACGACCCGGAGCACCTGGTCTTCCGGCTTCCCGGAACGCATGGCGTGCACGGCGTTGACCACCAGGTTGAGGAAGACCTGGCTGAGCCGCCCCTCGCTGGCGGGAATCAGCGGCAGCGCGCTGTCATAGCGCTTGTCCACCCGAGCCACGTGCTTGAGTTCGCCGTGCGCCATGCGCAACACGACGTCCAGGCACGCGTGCAGATCCACTGGCGCCAGTTCCTCACCCGCCGTGTGCGAGAAGAAGCGCATGTCGCGCACGATGTCCCGGACGCGTCGGCCTCCGGACAGGGACTCGGCCAGGATGTCCTTCAGCTCGGCGAGCGTATCGAGCACTCGCGACGGCACGCCCGGCAGGGGCTCCAACGCCTGCGCCAGCTCGTCACGGCACTCCTGGAGATAGGTGAGGTTGGAGAGCACGTACGCCATGGGGTTGTTGATCTCATGGGCGATGCCCGCCGCCAGCGCGCCCATGGAGGCGAGCCGCTCGTTCTGGATGGCCTGCTGCTCGAGCCGCCACTTCTCGGTGACGTCATGGCCGACCACGAGCAACCGCCGGGTGTTTCCCGTCACCTGGAGCGAGGCGGCCAGGTCCAGCATCAGCCGGCCTCCCTTGGGCGATTCCAGCACCTGACTCTCGAGCCGCACCGTTCCCACCACGCGCAAATCCCTCAGCGCCCGGCGCAACGGCTCACGACTCTTCTCTGGCGCGAACGTTTCGAAGGAAAGGCCCCGCAGGTCATCCTCGGAGGCGCCCATGAGACGCAGCGCCACGGGATTGAGGTCCAGCACGCTGCCTTCCTCGTTCAGCAGGAAGACGGCCTCTCCCGAGTTCTGCATGAGGTGGTGGTTGCGAAGGTGAGCCTCGCGGATCTGCGCTTCCAGGTTCGCCACGTGGCGCTCCACGAGCAGCTTCGCATCCTGCACCGCGGCCTGCTGCCGACGGCTCTCACTGATGTCCGCGTAGATGCCCACCATGCCCCTCACCGAGCCATCCGGATGCTTGAGCGGTACCTTGCTCGTCAGCACCCAGGCCTCCTCCCCCGAGGCGCGGTGCAGGGGTTCCTCGAAGGACAACTTGGGCTGACCCGATTCCATGATCGCGAAGTCGTCCCGGCGATAGGCCTCGGCTTGAGCACGCGGCATGGGCAGTTCCAGATCCGTCTTCCCCAGGACTTCCTCGGGCGTGCCCAGCCCCAGGTCCTGAGCGAACCGTGGGTTGGCCCCCAGGTAGACGCCGCGGCGATCCTTCCAGAAAATCGAATACGGAATGTGCGTGAGGATGCTGCTGAGCAGCGCCTGCTGCTCACGGAGTTGTCCCTCGATCCGCTGGCGCTCATCCATTTCCGCCCGCAGGCGCACGTTGAGCGCACGCATGTGCTCGTGCGCCCGTGCCAGCTCCTCGTTGCGCGCCCGCATCGTGTTCATCTGCGCGCGCATGCGCATCAACAACTCGACCTGCCGCTTGAGCCCCAGCAGGCTGTCGCGCTGGGCCTCACTCAGGGTGCGCGAGCGCTGATCGATGACGCAGAGGGTTCCCAGGAAGAAGCCGTCCTCCGTCTGGAGGGGCGCCCCCGCGTAGAAGCGGATGAAGGGATGGCCCAGGACCAGCGGATTGGTGGCGAAGCGCTCGTCGGCCCGTGCATCCTCGACGAGGAAGATCTCGCCGCGCTCGATGGCGTGGGAACAGAAGGAGATGCAACGATCCGTCTCCTCCACACCGGGTAGCCCCACGTTCGCCTTGAACCACTGCCGATCCCGGTCCACCAGGCTGATGAGCGCGATGGGCGTGCCACAGGACTCGGCGGCGAGCCGCACGAGGTCGTCGTACTCCGGCTCGGGAAGCGTATCGAGGAGGCCGGTGCGCGCGAGGGCTTCGAGTCGTTGGCTCTCGTCGACGATCGGCGGAACAGGAGGAGTCATAACCTTGGCGAGAAGAGAACGCCGTCGAGACATAGGAACGCAGCCCTTCACCAAGACAATCCGTTGGACCTAAAAAAGGACCTTCGGACGACCAATGCACGGTGGGTCACCCCGACATACAAGCGGACTGTCCGGTAAGGGATGGCGTCGCATGTTAAGTGCCCACTATCCTTCAGTCCACGTGGTGCCTCGTACGCCGGTCAACGGAGGGTCACGCGCGCGTCACCGTCTGAAAGACAGGCGTTGAAGGGGTTCCCCCATCGGCTCAAGGTGCTCCGGCCAACGCCGCGTACTACCGCGCTGACTCGAGAGGACGCCACCATGAACCGCAGGGAATTCCTCGAAGCCACGCTCGCCCTGATGGTCGCCTCCAATGCCATCGCCGCGAGCAAGCCCCCCTCCGCCCGGGAAATCCCCCGCCGCAAGCTGGGGCGCACGGGCGAACAGGTGTCCTGCATCGGACTGGGTGGCGCCCACATCGGCCGGCAGAAGGACGAGGCCGAGAGCATCCGCATCATCCGGCGCGCGCTCGACAACGGCATCAACTTCCTCGACAACTGCTGGGACTACAACGAGGGACAGAGCGAGCTGCGCATGGGCAAGGCCCTCCAGGACGGCTACCGCGCCAAGGCCTTCCTGATGACGAAGATCGATGGCCGCGACAAGAAGACCGCCGCGGCGCAGATCGACGAGTCGCTCCAGCGCTTGCGCACGGATCACTTGGATCTGCTGCAGTTGCACGAGATCATCCACGACAACGATCCCGAACGCTCCTTCGCGCAGGGCGGCGCCATCGAGGCCATGGAGGAGGCACGCAAGGCGGGCAAAGCGCGATTCCTGGGCTTCACCGGCCACAAATCACCCGCCATGCACCTGCGCATGCTCGAAGCCGCCCAACAGCACGGCTTCCGCTTCGACGCCGTGCAGATGCCGCTCAACGTGCTGGATGCCCACTACGATAGCTTCGAGAAGCGCGTGCTTCCCGTGCTCGTGCGCGAGGAGATCGCCGTGCTCGGCATGAAGCCCCTGGGGGGCTCCTTCATCCTGCAGAGCAAGGCGGTGACCGCTCCCGAGTGCCTGCGCTACGCCCTGTCCCTGCCCGTGAGCGTGACCATCACCGGAATGGACTCCCTGGCTCGGGTGGATCAAGCCCTGAAGGTCGCCCGGGATTTCCAGCCCCTGTCGGAGAAACAGGTCCAGGCATTGCTCGCCAAGACCGAAAAAGTGGCGAAGGACGGAGCACTCGAGAAATACAAGACGAGCATCCACTTCGACGGCACGACCAAGCATCCTGAATGGCTGGGGTAGTGCCCACGACACGCACAAGGAGACGACATGGCCGAGGGACGTAAAGGACGGGAGATCCACCTGAAGTCTCGCCCGCAGGGAGAGCCCACGCAGTCCAACTTCGAGCTGGTGGAGGTGACGATCCCCGAACCCGCCGAGGGACAGGTGCTCGTGCGCAACCACTTCATGTCCGTGGATCCTTATATGCGGGGCCGGATGAACGACACCAAGTCCTACGTCCCGCCCTTCCAGCTCGGCCAGGCGCTGGATGGAGGCGCGGTGGGCCAGGTGGTCCGCTCGCGCTCGCCCGCGCTCAAGGAGGGTGACTTCGTCGTGGGCAGCGGCGGCTGGCGCGACTACAGCGTGGGCAACGCCAAGGGCTACTCCAAGGTGGACCCGAAGCTGGCCCCCCTCCAGGCGTACCTCGGTGTGCTCGGCATGCCGGGCCAGACGGCGTACGTGGGACTGCTCGACATCGGCAAGCCCGTCGCGGGTGAGACGGTGTTCGTCTCCGGCGCGGCCGGCGCGGTGGGCGGGCTCGTCGGGCAGATCGCCAAGCTCAAGGGCTGCCGCACCGTGGGCAGCGCCGGCTCGGCCCAGAAGGTGGCGCACCTGCGCGAGAAGCTCGGGTTCGACGCGGCCTTCAACTACAAGGACGGCCCCGCGGCGCAAGCCCTGGACACGCTGTGCCCCGAGGGCATCGACGTCTACTTCGACAACGTGGGCGGCGAGCAGCTCGAGGCGGCCATCGGGAAGATGAAGAACCACGGGCGCATCGCCCTGTGTGGCGCCATCTCCCAGTACAACGCCACCTCGCCCACACCGGGACCCCGCAACCTCATACTCGCCGTGGGCAAGCGGCTCACGCTGCGTGGCTTCATCGTCTCCGACCACCAGGACCGGTACGCGGACTTCCTGCGTGACATGTCCGGCTGGCTGCGCGAGGGCAAGGTGACGCTGGAGGAGACCGTGGTGGACGGCCTGGAGAGGGCCCCCGAGGCCTTCATCGGCCTGCTGCGCGGAGACAACACCGGCAAGATGGTCGTGAGGATCGCGGCGGACTCCGCCGGTTCCTAGACACCCCCGCGTCCAAAGGCGCTACAGTCCGGCGTTCCTCCGCCGCGATGATCCAGCTTCACGCCGTCCACCACCACTTCGGGGAGCGCCCCGTCCTCCAGGGGCTCGACCTGCACCTGACCGAGCGCCGCGTGGGCGTGGTGGGCGGCAACGGTTCCGGAAAGAGCACCTTCGCGCGGCTCCTCAATGGCCTGCTCGTGCCCGAACGAGGACGCGTGCTCGTCGACGGGCTCGATACCCGCACCGACGCGCGCGCCGTCCGCCGTCAGGTGGGCTTCGTCTTCCAGAACCCGGACAACCAGATCGTCCTGCCCACCGTCGAGGAGGATCTGGCCTTCGGCCTCAAGAACCTGCGACTGCCTCCCGCGGACGTCTCCGCGCGTGTCACCGCCGCCCTGCGCCGCCATGACCTGGAAGCGCTTCGCCACCATCCCGCCCACCTGCTGAGCGGAGGCCAGAAGCAACTGCTCGCCCTGTCCAGCGTGCTCGTCATGGAGCCGCGCTACATCGTCTTCGACGAGCCCACCACGCTGCTGGACTTGCGCAACAAGCGCCGGCTCGCCCAGGCCATCCACGCCCTGCCCCAGACGGCCATCGTCGTCACCCACGATCTGGAGCTGCTGCACGACTTCGACCGCGTGCTCGTCTTCGACGAGGGCCGGATCGTCCTCGATGATGTGCCCGCGGTGGCGCTCGAGGCCTACGTGCGGAGCATGGCGTGAGCCTCGGCCTCTACCTGCACCGCGACTCGCCCGTCCACACGGCCTCGGCGGGCGCCAAGATGGCCGGGTTGCTCGGGGCGGGCCTCGGGCTCCTGCTCTTCCCGTCCCCTCCGGTGCTCGGCACCGCGCTGGCCGCCACGCTCGGCCTCTTCGCGCTCGCACGCATCCACCCTCGCGAACTGGCACCCATGGCGCGTCTGCTCGCCTGGATGCTCGTGCCCCTGTTTCTCCTGCATGGGTGGCTGGCCGGATGGGACACCGCGGTGCAGACCGTGCTGCGACTCGCCCTCCTGTTGCTGCTCGCCACGCTCGTCTCCCTCACCACGCGCGCCTCGGACCAACTCGAGACGCTGCAGCGCGCCCTGCGGCCCCTGGCTCGCTTCGGCGTGAGCCCCGCCCGCCTGAGCCTGATGCTGTCGCTCACCCTGCGCTTCATCCCCTTGATGGCCACGTGGGTGCGCGAAGTGCGCGAGGCCCAGAGCGTGCGCGGCCTGGAGCGCGATCCCCTGGCCCTGCTCGTGCCCCTGCTCGTCAAGACGCTGCGCACCGCGGACGCGCTCGCCGAGGCCATCGACGCGCGCTGTTTCGACTCCGAGGACCCTTCGTGAAGACCCGCGATCTCGTCCATGTCGCCCTGTTCGCCGCCCTCGTGGCCGCGCTCGGGTTGCTCCCGCCCTTCCCCCTGCCCTGGCTGCCCGTGCCCATCACCGCGCAGACGCTGGGGGTGATGCTCGCGGGCTCCACGCTCGGGGCGCGCAAGGCGGGCCTGGCCTTGGGCCTCTTCCATCTGCTCGTGGCCGCGGGATTGCCCCTGCTCGCGGGAGGCAATGGCGGGCTCGCCGTCTACCCCGGACCCACGGGGGGCTTCTTCGTGGGCTGGCTGCCCGCGGCCTTCCTCATCGGGTGGCTCACCGAGCGGGCCTGGGCGTCCCTATCAGTGCCGCTCGCCTTCGCCATCAACGTGCTGGGCGGCATCGTCGTCCTCTACGCCGTGGGCATCCCCTGGCTCGCCGTGGTCGCGAAACTGCCGCTCGCCAAGGCCGCGCTCGGCTCACTCGTGTTCGTTCCCGGGGACCTCGTGAAGGCGGCCCTCGCCGCCTCCACCGCCGTCACCCTGAAGCGCGCCTGGCCGCTCATTCCCGCGCCCCGCCCCGCCGAGCCTCCGCCCACCGCCCATCAGTGAACGGGCCCCAGGGCCCGGGAGCCCATCGCTCCCGAGCCCCGTGGATCCACCGCTACGGCGCCTGATGCCCCCGCAGACGCGGTGGCAGGTGCGGCGCGAACTCCGGGTACTGGGGCCGGGGCACGGTGGGTACCCGCTTCATGGTGGTCACCCCCGCCCACCGGCGCACCGTGTCCTGGGCCTGTGTCCGCAGCGGTTCGGGAAGCTGGCTGATGGAAGCGCCGTGATTGCCACCCGGCACCTCGTACACGTACGAGTCCTGGGCGTTCCCGAGCGAGTACGCCGCCGCGCTCCACGGATCCAGCTCTCCGTAGATGAACAACAATCGTTCGCCCTGGGTGGACACCCAATCCTGGATGTCCTGCATCGCCTGGGCCTGGAAGACGAGCGGCAGACCGGGCGGCGAGTAGACCGGCGCGATGTCCGTGTTGGGGAAGTAGATGAGGCTGCCCAGGAAGTCTTCGTAGGGCCGGGGCCAGCCCAGCTCCACCGCCGCCTGGTAGTAGTACGCCGCGAACCGGCCAATGCTCCCGGAGCCCGTGTCGGCGAACGTGGACAGACCCACGAAGTAGTTCATGGCATCCAGCAGGTACTGGTTGCTCGCTTCAGGCCCCAGGAACAGCTCACATTCCGAGGGGTCCGAGTACTGCCAGAAGGCGAAATAGGTTTCGATGACGGCATGCTCCAGCGCCTTGTCCAAGCCGAGCTGGTTGAACGTCTGCCCCGTCCGCGAGGCGTAGTCTCGCAACAGGTCCAACATCTCCGGACGCCGCTCCAGCACCGTGCGCTGGAAGGTGTGGATGCGCTCGCGGCAGGCCGCCTGCTCGGCGCCTCCCACGGCGTCCTGGAAGGCCGGGAAGCGCGCGTCATCCGCTCGTGCGATGGGCGTGACGTACGCCACCGTGCCGTCGATGTCCTGGGGGTAGAAGCGCCGGAAGAACACCACCGCTTCTCCGCCCTTGCTGGCTCCCGTGGACAGCCACCGGCCACCGTAGATGGGTTTGAAGGCCTGGACGACGCGGTGGAAGTCCGCCGCCGACTGCTGGATGGTCAGTTGGCTCCAGTCCGCGGGTGACGGAATGCTCGGAGGGAAGAAGCGATGCTCGATCGAGAGCTGGTTCGCCCCCAGGAGTTGCATCAGCTCGGTCCGGCCCGTGGAGAGATAGTAGCCACTCGTGGAGAGCACCATCGGCGCCGTGTCCGACTTGTGCCACAACGCCAGGCGCTGCGTGAACCGCTGGCATTCCGGACGGTGGTGATCCGCCGGCTGATCGTAGGACATGAGGAAGTAGCGGTAGCCGGAGACCCCGCTGGACCGTTCCTCCACGGTGAGCCCCGGAATGGCACTCAAGCGGACCAGGATGTCCTCCGTCGTGTCCGCGACGACTCGCGCATCCCCTGGGGAAGCAAGGCGCTCGTACAGGGAAGTGGCTCCACCGCACATGGAGCCGCCCCCATCCGTCCCGCCCGAGCCTCCATCCGTTCCCGCGTCGTCCTCTGACTGGCCTCCATCCTCCACCGGAATGCCCGCGTCCGGAATGCCCGCGTCGCCCGTCGGAGAACCCGAGTCCACCGGATCCGGGCTGGGCTCCTTCATGCCGGAGTCAGGACCCTGGACACCCGAGTCCGGCAGCGGGGTGGGTTTGTCTCCTCCGCATGCTGTCTGAACGAGCAGCACGCCCAAGGAGATCAATACGAAGGAACAGCGACTCCAACGGCCACGGGAACTCATGAACGCCTCGATCATTCACACCGGACTCAAGCGAGTCCGTCGAGGCGAACGTACCGCAGACCCGCCGGCTCCAGACTCAGTGACGAGCCGAACCCGGCTCCGACAGCGCCCGGTGCAACTCCGCCGTGGTGGTGGGAGGCAGCACCGCGGCCGCGGCGACGAAGGCCTTGTTCTTGAACGAGCCCGCGACGACCTTGTCCGTGCCCTCCATCAAGGCCTCGAAGCCCTGGCGCGCGACGAGCTCCGGACTGTCCTTCTTGTCCGTGCCGACCCGGGTGTCATCCATGCCCGCGCGGTGGAAGAAATTGGTCTCCGTGGGTCCTGGCAGGAGCGCCGTGACCGTCACCCCGGTGTCCTTGAGTTCGTTGCGGATGGACTCGGCGAAGGACAGCAGGAACGCCTTGGAGGCGGCGTACACGGCCTCGAACGGGCCGGGCATCGTCGCGGCGATGGATGAGGTGAACAGGATGCGGCCTTCGCCTCTCTCCACCATGTCCTTCACCACGCGCTTGGCGAGATGGACGGAGGACGTGACGTTGAGACTGATGAGGTTGAGTTCCGCCTGGAGGTCCGTGTCGCGGGCGAAGTCACCGCCCACGCCCACCCCGGCGTTGATGGCGATCGCGTCCACGGGACGGCCCGCGTACTGGATGCGCTCGTAGAGCTGCTCCACGCCTTCATATCTGGCGAGATCCACCTGCATGCTCTCCACCCGGCCACCCAGGCCCTCCAAGGCCTGGGCCGCCCTGACGATGCCCGGGTCCTCCGCGACCACCAGGAGGTCGAAACCCTTCTGGGCGAACTGCTTCGCCAGCTCGTAGCCAATGCCACTGGAGGCCCCCGTGACGACCGCCAGGGGACGCGTCTTCGTTGTCTCGCTCCGAGCCATGTCCATTCCTCCGTCGTTCTGAGAATTCAGAGACGGCTTCAAGGTTGGGTCACGAACGGGCCCGGACAAGCAGCGCGAGGTGTATCCATCAGAGGATGGAAGCGGTTGGTTGGCTCCCTGCTCAGGAGCGTTCACCCAGAGACGACCACGCCTGGAGCGAGCGGAAGCGGCTGGGGCGCTGAGGCGGGCGGCTCCGAGACCTGACGCAACAACTCGATCAACTGATGCCGACCGTGTGGCAGGGGCGCCTCCGGACCCGTGAGCGCCAGCAGTCGCCGCTGAAGCACCTCCCCCGTGGGGGGCGCTGCGCTTGATCCTGACGCAGCAAATCCATGACGATGGCATCCAACGTGGGGGAGATGCCTGGCACGAGCTCGGAAGGCGCCTTGGGCGTCTGGTAGACGGTGGCGGCCATCAACTCGGCCTCGCTGTCGCCCTGAATGGTGCGCGCTCCGGTGAGCGCCTCATGCAGGGTGAGTCCAAGCGCGAAGAGGTCCGAACGTCCATCCAGGGGCTCGCCGCGGATCTGCTCCGGCGACATGTAACCCGCCTTGCCACGCACCGCATGCGCCTGGGTGAGGGCGACCCGGCTGGCCGCGCGCGCGATGCCGAAGTCCGACAGTTTCACTTCCCCCACGCGTGACAACAGGATGTTGGGTGGGTTCAGGTCGCGATGCACGAGGATCAGGGGCTCGCCGTTCGTGTCCGCGCGGGCGTGCATGTATCCCAGCGCCCCCGCGATCTCCACGCCGATATAGGCCACCACCGCCGGGGGCAGCCGGCGCCCGGGAACGCGCCTGAGCAGCGCGCTCATCGTCAGGCCCTGCACGTACTCCATGGAGAGAAAGACGGCGCCCTGGTGCCTGCCCAGATCGAGCACCTGGACGATGTTGGGATGGATGAGCAGCGAGCCCAATTCCGCCTCGCGCCGGAACAGGGCGAGAAACTCCTCGTTGTCCGCGTACGCGGGCAGCACGCGCTTGATGGCTACCTGCTTCTCGAAGCCGCCCTCTGGGCTGTATGTCGCGCGGAACACCTCGGCCATGCCTCCCACGCCCAGCCGCTCGTGGAGGAAGTACTTGCCCATCACGTCCTTCTCGCGGATGGCGCTCAACGCGGCCTCGGCCTTGCTCACGATGAGCCGCGCCAGGAGGGCCGTCAGCGGCCCATAGGCGAAGAGGAACACACAGCGCAGGCCCACCATCGGCGGCGACAGCGTATTCAAGGCCTCGGGAGGGAGTTTCGGCTGGATGAGCACCAAGTAGATGACCAGGTACTCCAGGGCGGCGAGCGCGGCGGCGAAGTACGCCAGACGCTGGCCCGCCCGGAGCGCGCACACGACGATGAGGGCCCCCCAGATGACCAACGGGGGCGTGGTGAGCGCGTACTCGGGGCCGTGGAAGACCCCGTCCGTGACGAACACGAGCGCGGGGATGGACACGGTGATGGCGCTGTCCACCCACTGGAGCGCCGGGTGGAAGCTGCCCCGGTGCAAGGTCCACAGCGAGAGCGCGTAATAGGCGGCCAGGACGAAGGTCAGCCCCGCGAGCGTCAACGACAGACCCCAGCCAATCATCCCGGAGAACACCAGCGCCGCCACACACCCGAGCGACATGAGGCCGCACAT from Melittangium boletus DSM 14713 includes the following:
- a CDS encoding ATP-binding protein, whose amino-acid sequence is MQPPPASSSLARSTLIHMGVRIAFIIALTTFFSYLQIFNSARDSTLIQLERSVLERAQREQAIFVLAEDNHVFLKKMLKERVLFWRQKDPRAAFDRLFVSLPDGTTRSRLEGFDGTRMPCLFVPQGLAVDPDLQRWLLASHDVLSQYAPAFHVRFTDTYITLPGGAVVLYWPSRPHWCHEATPTFNVTDYEFYTLSTPAQDPQRRTVWSGIIGDPVAHTWTVSASTPVDMDGRHSATLTHDILIQELMERTTSDHLPDTYNMLFRDDGQLIAHPELNMEGAETSYNLLSGIHLPDAPFKQSDSTALRLHLNSIFKQLRRTPEAHTMRIPESGEYAAMAKLTGPGWNFVTLLPEKVVSKTALGAAKYVLAFGVVSLLLELGIMYWVLKQKISRPLLSFSDAADSLASGDFKVGLDLTRRDELGRLAHAFQRMAIELQRREDALRQANEGLEQRVEHRTQELQDVHRQLIETARQVGRAEVATNVLHNVGNVLNSVHTSAVIARERLSGLKLESVEKVVVLLEEHRTNLAAFLTSDERGRNALPFLSRLGKHMQEEREEINALLNDVSRYTEHIGAIVKLQQHYARTPQHLYEPVNLAELVEDALRINQAALGRHSVRVESDLEALPPIMTEKHKVLMILVNLISNAKYALESIPEEQRCITVILRRPQEDRILLTVRDNGIGIAPEMLTRIFQHGFTTREEGHGFGLHSSALAAQEMGGSLTASSEGVGRGAMFTLELPIHPEPLNTQAKA
- a CDS encoding MaoC family dehydratase; the encoded protein is MTDKTIIEGLQGLRAAAGRTLGSSGWKTLTDQEIIRFAEATGDFQWIHVDRERCERESPFGVPVAHGYFSVSRIAGLFFEAVEIRGFPLVLNYGLNKVRFPAPLESGARYRLTLELKELKDLPKGVEALLLANIEIEGSSKPACAAEVLYRFLLG
- a CDS encoding PAS domain-containing protein, with the translated sequence MTPPVPPIVDESQRLEALARTGLLDTLPEPEYDDLVRLAAESCGTPIALISLVDRDRQWFKANVGLPGVEETDRCISFCSHAIERGEIFLVEDARADERFATNPLVLGHPFIRFYAGAPLQTEDGFFLGTLCVIDQRSRTLSEAQRDSLLGLKRQVELLMRMRAQMNTMRARNEELARAHEHMRALNVRLRAEMDERQRIEGQLREQQALLSSILTHIPYSIFWKDRRGVYLGANPRFAQDLGLGTPEEVLGKTDLELPMPRAQAEAYRRDDFAIMESGQPKLSFEEPLHRASGEEAWVLTSKVPLKHPDGSVRGMVGIYADISESRRQQAAVQDAKLLVERHVANLEAQIREAHLRNHHLMQNSGEAVFLLNEEGSVLDLNPVALRLMGASEDDLRGLSFETFAPEKSREPLRRALRDLRVVGTVRLESQVLESPKGGRLMLDLAASLQVTGNTRRLLVVGHDVTEKWRLEQQAIQNERLASMGALAAGIAHEINNPMAYVLSNLTYLQECRDELAQALEPLPGVPSRVLDTLAELKDILAESLSGGRRVRDIVRDMRFFSHTAGEELAPVDLHACLDVVLRMAHGELKHVARVDKRYDSALPLIPASEGRLSQVFLNLVVNAVHAMRSGKPEDQVLRVVTLRDGDWARIEISDSGTGIPPDVLPHIFEPFFTTKPAGAGTGLGLSISLSIIQKMGGGIQVRSELGVGTTFTLSLPVHGRDPG
- a CDS encoding aldo/keto reductase, with the translated sequence MNRREFLEATLALMVASNAIAASKPPSAREIPRRKLGRTGEQVSCIGLGGAHIGRQKDEAESIRIIRRALDNGINFLDNCWDYNEGQSELRMGKALQDGYRAKAFLMTKIDGRDKKTAAAQIDESLQRLRTDHLDLLQLHEIIHDNDPERSFAQGGAIEAMEEARKAGKARFLGFTGHKSPAMHLRMLEAAQQHGFRFDAVQMPLNVLDAHYDSFEKRVLPVLVREEIAVLGMKPLGGSFILQSKAVTAPECLRYALSLPVSVTITGMDSLARVDQALKVARDFQPLSEKQVQALLAKTEKVAKDGALEKYKTSIHFDGTTKHPEWLG
- a CDS encoding NADP-dependent oxidoreductase, yielding MAEGRKGREIHLKSRPQGEPTQSNFELVEVTIPEPAEGQVLVRNHFMSVDPYMRGRMNDTKSYVPPFQLGQALDGGAVGQVVRSRSPALKEGDFVVGSGGWRDYSVGNAKGYSKVDPKLAPLQAYLGVLGMPGQTAYVGLLDIGKPVAGETVFVSGAAGAVGGLVGQIAKLKGCRTVGSAGSAQKVAHLREKLGFDAAFNYKDGPAAQALDTLCPEGIDVYFDNVGGEQLEAAIGKMKNHGRIALCGAISQYNATSPTPGPRNLILAVGKRLTLRGFIVSDHQDRYADFLRDMSGWLREGKVTLEETVVDGLERAPEAFIGLLRGDNTGKMVVRIAADSAGS
- a CDS encoding energy-coupling factor ABC transporter ATP-binding protein; this encodes MIQLHAVHHHFGERPVLQGLDLHLTERRVGVVGGNGSGKSTFARLLNGLLVPERGRVLVDGLDTRTDARAVRRQVGFVFQNPDNQIVLPTVEEDLAFGLKNLRLPPADVSARVTAALRRHDLEALRHHPAHLLSGGQKQLLALSSVLVMEPRYIVFDEPTTLLDLRNKRRLAQAIHALPQTAIVVTHDLELLHDFDRVLVFDEGRIVLDDVPAVALEAYVRSMA
- a CDS encoding energy-coupling factor transporter transmembrane component T family protein: MSLGLYLHRDSPVHTASAGAKMAGLLGAGLGLLLFPSPPVLGTALAATLGLFALARIHPRELAPMARLLAWMLVPLFLLHGWLAGWDTAVQTVLRLALLLLLATLVSLTTRASDQLETLQRALRPLARFGVSPARLSLMLSLTLRFIPLMATWVREVREAQSVRGLERDPLALLVPLLVKTLRTADALAEAIDARCFDSEDPS